The DNA segment CTTCTTTTTATTAATGATAAATTGATTTTCAAAGACTCTGTAAATGAATCTTGAGGACCAACGACTGTCGATTCAATTTCTGAAGACATGATGGAGCGATGTGGTGGACTATATGTGTTAGCTTTTAAAAAGTGTTGCTCATTATGGAAATAAATGAGAGTATTTCCTTCAGTAATCACCATCAGCGTATCATGAAGATTAGTGTTATCGAGTTTTTCATATGCTTCAATGATTTGATCATCATTACTTACAATTGGTGAAACAACGGTTTTATGTAAAACCAAGGAATCAATTAGAGAATTTAAATATATAAGGGTCACAGGTCCTCTTGCTGTTTGGTACTCTTTATAAACTGCATCATCTATATTTTCTAGGGCATTTTTAATATTACTAATAGTGACTTTACCGGTATTTGACGTAGCATGATTAGGTGATTTTTCCTTACTATTTTCAACCAATTTTTTTGAACGTTTCCATATTTTCACTCGCTCACTTCCCTTGGAGTTGAAGGCTATTGTATTACCTGAGTCTCTCCCTAACACATAAAATATATACGTTTAAACTCTTCCCTTGACATGTGTACTATACTAATTTAAAATAACTTACATAAAGTAACTTAGTTTTAAAAAGTAACTTAAAAGGAGTTCTGTCATATGTTATTTCATCAACAGCCTACTACTTACCCAAAGCATGTGCATTTAATGGTTAAGAACTTATCAAGTGCAACCAATTTTTACGAACAAATTTTAGGTCTTCATATTCTGGAGCAAACTTCTTCTATTGTGAAGTTTACCGCTAATAGACAGGACGCTATTTTGACAATTGAAGAAACAATCGCTCCCAAAAATCACGTACCAAATGCAGCAGGCCTCTATCATATGGCTTTTTTAGTTCCTTCTAAGGAAGAACTAGGATCAGTTTTCAATCATATTCGTAGCTCTGGATATCCCTTTAGCGGTGCTTCTGATCATATGGTGAGTGAAGCATTGTATTTACATGACGTGGATGGAAATGGCATTGAACTTTATTATGACCGCAGTCCTGAAGTGTGGAATTGGCAAAATAGCCAAGTAGAAATGACCATAGATCCTCTTGATATTAAGAGTTTAGTGGAAAGTGCAGAACAAACAGTATGGAGTGGCATGCCCCCAGGAACAGTGATGGGTCATGTACATCTTAGTGTTGCCAATTTAGCTGAAGCAGAATCTTTTTATGTACAAGGA comes from the Paenisporosarcina antarctica genome and includes:
- a CDS encoding VOC family protein; its protein translation is MLFHQQPTTYPKHVHLMVKNLSSATNFYEQILGLHILEQTSSIVKFTANRQDAILTIEETIAPKNHVPNAAGLYHMAFLVPSKEELGSVFNHIRSSGYPFSGASDHMVSEALYLHDVDGNGIELYYDRSPEVWNWQNSQVEMTIDPLDIKSLVESAEQTVWSGMPPGTVMGHVHLSVANLAEAESFYVQGLGFDIVNRYGTQALFISSNGYHHHIALNIWGHPSSIERDEHTLGLKNYSIVYPSEEAREIVVLRLKEMDVSVSKLNGYVSAIDPSGIDVQLLIE